The proteins below are encoded in one region of uncultured Eubacteriales bacterium:
- the fepC gene encoding iron-enterobactin transporter subunit; ATP-binding component of ABC superfamily (Evidence 2a : Function of homologous gene experimentally demonstrated in an other organism; Product type t : transporter): MRIAHTFKTEQTISGYDAKVIVNGISLTIPDGKISVIIGANACGKSTLLKTMARLMKPMGGEITLDGKQIGKIPPKQLARTLGLLPQTPIVPEGITVADLVGRGRFPHQKALSGWSKEDYAAVAEAMEIMNITELANHNIDELSGGQRQRVWIAMALAQQTDILFLDEPTTFLDITYQVEILDLLTDLNQRHHTTIVMVLHDINLSARYADYIFAMRKGQLVAEGMPSEIITSAIIRDIYGLECVVMEDPVSRSPLVIPKGRYHAQP; encoded by the coding sequence ATGCGTATAGCTCACACTTTTAAAACAGAACAGACCATATCCGGTTACGACGCCAAGGTGATTGTCAACGGCATCAGCCTGACGATTCCCGATGGGAAAATCAGCGTCATCATCGGGGCAAACGCCTGTGGTAAATCCACCTTGCTGAAGACCATGGCGCGGCTGATGAAACCCATGGGCGGGGAGATTACGCTGGACGGGAAGCAAATCGGAAAGATCCCTCCCAAGCAGCTTGCCCGAACGCTCGGACTTCTGCCCCAGACGCCGATCGTCCCGGAGGGCATTACGGTGGCTGATCTCGTTGGGCGGGGCCGTTTCCCGCATCAGAAGGCGCTGAGCGGCTGGAGCAAGGAGGACTATGCCGCCGTGGCGGAAGCGATGGAGATCATGAACATCACCGAGCTTGCAAATCACAATATTGATGAGCTCTCCGGCGGGCAGCGGCAGCGCGTTTGGATTGCGATGGCACTGGCGCAGCAGACAGACATCCTATTCCTGGATGAGCCCACTACATTTTTGGACATCACCTACCAGGTGGAGATTCTCGACCTGCTGACCGACCTGAACCAAAGGCATCATACGACCATCGTTATGGTCCTGCACGACATCAACCTGTCCGCCCGATATGCCGACTATATCTTTGCAATGCGCAAAGGCCAGCTTGTAGCAGAAGGAATGCCTTCGGAGATCATAACCAGCGCGATCATAAGGGACATCTATGGCCTTGAATGCGTGGTAATGGAGGATCCCGTCTCCCGCTCGCCATTGGTCATTCCAAAAGGGCGGTACCACGCCCAGCCATAG